In the genome of Hallerella porci, one region contains:
- a CDS encoding aminotransferase class I/II-fold pyridoxal phosphate-dependent enzyme produces MNLNPLAAALNADLEANGASILQMLSQKGKNIFFPSKGILGQGAEAKGKEINATIGTALEDDGSPLVLPCVQKSLNLPKTAFLYAPSYGNPDLRDAWKAQILRKNPSLAGKNFSRPVVSAALTHAISVAGYLFLDPGDKVIIPDLYWDNYELVFENAYGAKIETYNTFKNGGFDIDALEAALEKDGIGKKVLLLNFPNNPTGYTATEEEAKKITEVLVRAAEKGNKVVALLDDAYFGLVYEDGVTRESLFTKLVDAHKNLLAVKLDGPTKEDYVWGFRVGFISFGFKGATAEQLKALESKAAGAVRGNISNAPSISQKILLAAYQSPEYVQEKEAKYAVLKKRYDIIKETLASHPEYKEAFEPMPFNSGYFMCVKPKGVDAEAVREELLKNYSTGTIMLKGLLRLAFSAVPTSKLPQLFDNVYRAVLALTK; encoded by the coding sequence ATGAATCTCAATCCTCTCGCCGCAGCTCTGAACGCAGACCTCGAAGCCAACGGAGCCTCCATTCTTCAAATGCTTTCTCAAAAAGGAAAAAATATTTTCTTTCCGAGCAAAGGCATTTTGGGCCAAGGAGCCGAAGCCAAAGGAAAAGAGATCAATGCGACGATTGGAACCGCTCTCGAAGACGATGGTTCGCCGCTCGTTCTTCCTTGCGTGCAAAAGTCGTTGAACCTTCCGAAGACCGCTTTCCTTTACGCTCCGAGTTACGGCAATCCCGATCTCCGCGATGCATGGAAAGCTCAAATTCTCCGCAAGAATCCGAGTCTCGCCGGCAAAAATTTCTCGCGTCCGGTCGTCTCGGCAGCGCTCACCCATGCAATTTCTGTCGCAGGCTATCTCTTCCTCGATCCGGGCGATAAAGTCATCATCCCCGACTTGTATTGGGATAACTACGAACTCGTTTTCGAAAACGCATACGGCGCAAAAATCGAAACCTACAACACTTTCAAAAACGGCGGATTTGATATCGATGCCTTAGAAGCAGCTCTCGAAAAAGACGGCATCGGCAAAAAAGTGTTGCTTCTCAATTTCCCGAATAATCCGACCGGTTACACCGCTACCGAAGAAGAAGCGAAGAAAATTACCGAAGTTCTCGTCCGCGCAGCCGAAAAGGGAAACAAAGTCGTCGCATTATTGGACGACGCTTACTTCGGACTCGTTTACGAAGACGGCGTCACCCGCGAATCGCTCTTCACCAAACTCGTCGATGCGCACAAAAATTTGCTCGCTGTCAAACTCGACGGTCCGACAAAAGAAGATTACGTTTGGGGATTCCGCGTCGGTTTCATTTCTTTCGGATTTAAAGGCGCAACCGCTGAACAATTAAAAGCACTCGAAAGCAAAGCCGCAGGCGCTGTCCGCGGAAACATTTCGAATGCACCGAGCATCTCGCAGAAAATTCTTCTCGCCGCTTACCAGAGCCCAGAATATGTGCAAGAAAAAGAAGCAAAGTATGCTGTGCTCAAAAAGCGTTACGACATCATCAAAGAAACTTTGGCTTCGCATCCCGAATACAAAGAAGCTTTCGAACCGATGCCGTTTAACAGCGGTTACTTTATGTGCGTTAAGCCCAAGGGAGTTGACGCCGAAGCCGTTCGCGAAGAACTTTTGAAGAATTACAGCACCGGTACCATCATGCTGAAAGGCCTTTTGCGCCTCGCTTTCTCGGCTGTGCCGACTAGCAAGCTTCCGCAACTTTTCGACAATGTTTACCGCGCCGTCTTGGCGCTCACCAAGTAA
- a CDS encoding citrate synthase, with protein sequence MPDFATLSYNGKNFELPVVTGTENEKAVDISKLRKESGLVTLDYGYTNTGSTKSQITFVDGEKGILRYRGYNVEDLAAYTTFPETAWLLIYGELPTREQLGTFRRLLTENALIHENLLNFFREMPPSAHPMGILGAVVNALGLFTPRFYDDESKQDAFNLTVASLISKVRTIAAFSYKASIGEPFVYPDAEKSYCSNFLNMMFSSKAKPYNVDPLFVHALNVLLIVHADHEQNCSTSTVRMVGSSQASLYASICAGICALWGPLHGGANQAALETLMKIHQSGLTVKQVIERAKDRQDPFKLYGFGHRVYKNYDPRAKVLKGLVHTIFDREHISDPLLDIASELEDAALKDDYFIERKLYPNVDFYSGILYHAMGIPTNMLTVMFAIGRLPGWIAHWKEMHDDPQSKINRPRQIYTGYESRPWLPIDDRG encoded by the coding sequence ATGCCTGATTTCGCTACCCTAAGCTACAACGGAAAGAACTTTGAACTTCCCGTTGTAACCGGAACGGAAAATGAAAAGGCTGTTGACATTTCCAAACTCCGCAAGGAATCGGGACTTGTCACGCTGGATTACGGCTACACCAATACAGGCAGTACCAAAAGCCAGATTACCTTCGTTGACGGAGAAAAAGGCATTCTCCGTTACCGCGGTTATAATGTGGAAGATTTGGCTGCTTACACCACCTTCCCCGAAACCGCTTGGCTCCTGATTTACGGTGAACTGCCGACTCGTGAACAGCTCGGCACATTCCGTCGCCTTTTGACCGAGAATGCGCTCATCCACGAAAATTTGCTGAACTTTTTCCGCGAAATGCCGCCGTCTGCGCACCCGATGGGAATCCTCGGTGCAGTCGTCAACGCTCTCGGGCTTTTCACGCCGCGTTTCTACGACGATGAAAGCAAACAAGATGCGTTCAATTTAACCGTTGCAAGCCTCATTTCGAAGGTGCGCACCATCGCTGCGTTCTCGTACAAGGCAAGCATCGGCGAACCGTTCGTTTACCCCGATGCGGAAAAAAGTTATTGCTCCAACTTCCTCAATATGATGTTCTCGAGCAAAGCAAAACCGTATAACGTTGATCCGCTTTTTGTGCATGCGTTGAATGTGCTTTTGATCGTCCACGCAGACCACGAACAGAATTGCTCCACTTCAACAGTCCGTATGGTCGGCAGTTCGCAAGCGAGTTTGTATGCGAGTATCTGCGCTGGCATCTGCGCTTTGTGGGGACCTCTCCACGGTGGCGCCAACCAAGCCGCCCTCGAAACGCTGATGAAAATTCACCAGAGCGGTCTCACAGTCAAGCAAGTCATCGAACGTGCAAAAGACCGTCAAGATCCATTCAAACTTTACGGCTTCGGGCATCGCGTTTACAAAAACTACGACCCGCGCGCAAAAGTTTTGAAAGGACTTGTGCACACGATTTTTGACCGCGAACATATTAGCGATCCGCTGTTGGACATCGCTTCCGAACTCGAAGATGCCGCCCTCAAAGACGACTACTTTATCGAACGGAAACTCTATCCGAATGTGGATTTCTATTCGGGCATTCTTTATCACGCGATGGGAATTCCCACAAACATGCTCACGGTGATGTTTGCCATCGGACGTCTTCCCGGTTGGATTGCCCACTGGAAAGAAATGCACGATGATCCGCAATCGAAAATTAATCGCCCACGCCAAATTTACACGGGCTATGAATCGCGTCCTTGGCTCCCCATCGACGACAGAGGTTAA
- a CDS encoding multidrug effflux MFS transporter, which produces MNKHIFLVILIGSLSAFPPFVTDLYLPSLPSLAAFFKTSPSLVQMSLTMSMLGLALGQLFVGPLSDKYGRRHLLLISLIAFILSTILCLLSPNVIVFNAFRLVQGMAASGGIVIARAMAADKCRGKVLTKFLALVSAINGIAPVTAPVLGGILLNFVDWRGTFALLLIYGFALLFGAARTEESLPENRRNSNSIFSTFKSYGSIFKNSTYSTTLILYAASCLVLFAYISASPFILQQGYGLSPMAFSFCFAVNAISIGIGCAVAGRAKERSMILLGSICLFIFAGICAAALALQAPIFVIEATFICMLFSFGLLQPPVTAIALNAERKNAGAASALLGASGFLMGGIVTPLVGIGNIFHSLGIALVCGGILALLFSFFVLKKIGKK; this is translated from the coding sequence ATGAACAAGCACATTTTTCTCGTCATTTTAATCGGTTCACTTTCGGCGTTTCCGCCTTTTGTGACGGATCTTTATTTGCCGTCGCTTCCGTCGTTAGCTGCATTTTTCAAAACGTCGCCGTCGCTTGTGCAGATGAGTTTAACGATGAGCATGCTCGGGCTTGCGCTCGGACAACTTTTTGTGGGACCGCTCAGCGATAAATATGGACGCAGACATTTGCTTTTGATTTCTTTAATCGCGTTTATTCTTTCGACGATTCTCTGTTTGCTTTCGCCAAATGTAATCGTGTTTAATGCGTTCCGTTTGGTGCAAGGAATGGCGGCGTCGGGCGGCATTGTGATTGCGCGTGCGATGGCTGCGGATAAATGTCGCGGAAAAGTGCTGACGAAATTTTTAGCGCTCGTGAGTGCGATTAACGGAATTGCGCCGGTGACGGCTCCGGTTCTTGGCGGGATTCTTTTGAATTTTGTGGATTGGCGCGGCACATTTGCGTTGCTTTTGATTTATGGTTTTGCGCTACTTTTTGGGGCCGCGCGGACGGAAGAAAGTTTGCCGGAAAATCGTCGCAATTCAAATTCCATTTTTTCCACTTTCAAATCATACGGAAGCATTTTCAAAAATTCAACGTATTCGACGACTCTTATTTTGTATGCAGCGTCATGTTTGGTTCTATTTGCGTATATTTCGGCGTCGCCTTTTATTTTGCAACAAGGTTACGGGCTTTCGCCGATGGCGTTTAGTTTTTGCTTTGCGGTGAATGCGATTTCTATCGGCATCGGTTGCGCTGTCGCAGGCCGCGCGAAGGAACGTTCGATGATTCTTCTCGGGAGCATTTGCCTTTTTATTTTTGCGGGAATTTGTGCAGCGGCGCTTGCTCTTCAGGCTCCGATTTTTGTGATTGAAGCGACTTTTATTTGTATGCTGTTTTCGTTTGGACTTTTGCAACCGCCGGTGACTGCGATTGCGTTAAATGCGGAGCGCAAAAATGCGGGCGCAGCTTCGGCGCTTCTCGGGGCTTCGGGATTTTTGATGGGCGGAATAGTGACGCCACTCGTGGGCATCGGAAATATTTTTCATTCTCTCGGCATAGCACTTGTCTGCGGAGGAATTTTAGCACTTCTGTTTAGTTTCTTTGTGCTCAAAAAAATTGGGAAAAAATGA
- the rsgA gene encoding ribosome small subunit-dependent GTPase A — MNFDLDNDDEKSSRSSRRDVRARRVNTMEMWKRGTLDDRPIKERWSREFKKPKVKKIKNPAEKFEADEAVEGLVLEVHRRTFVVRLENGDVVNAIYRAAVVTELKEFPVVGDQVLIAREKKAEENAPYSLLRVLPRRSALVRPGPKDKSRRELVLASNIDQVVVVSSVAEPPFNYGFADRFLLAANLCRLPLVMVLNKTDLVESIPQDVKDFISIVDKFICVSCKSGAGLDELRAVLRGKCSVLSGKSGVGKSSIVNALVPDAALNVGEVRELDGKGRHTTTSSSLFDLPFGGRIIDTPGIRELGVFEMDAHDLARSFPGFFRDEFFTCKYNDCMHINEPGCDVLARVESGEIPLARYKSYLRILNSEL, encoded by the coding sequence ATGAATTTTGACTTGGATAATGACGACGAAAAGTCTAGCCGTTCTTCGCGGCGGGATGTGCGGGCGCGGCGCGTGAACACGATGGAAATGTGGAAGCGCGGCACTTTGGACGATCGCCCGATTAAAGAACGTTGGAGTCGCGAATTTAAAAAGCCCAAGGTCAAAAAAATTAAAAATCCTGCAGAAAAATTTGAAGCGGACGAAGCCGTAGAAGGTTTGGTCTTGGAAGTGCATCGCCGCACATTTGTGGTGCGTTTGGAAAATGGCGATGTGGTGAATGCGATTTACCGCGCGGCGGTGGTGACGGAACTCAAAGAATTTCCGGTGGTGGGCGATCAGGTTTTGATTGCGCGCGAAAAGAAAGCCGAAGAAAACGCACCGTATTCTCTTTTGCGAGTTCTTCCGCGGCGCTCTGCGCTTGTGCGCCCAGGCCCGAAAGATAAATCGCGGCGGGAATTGGTTTTGGCGTCGAATATAGATCAAGTTGTCGTCGTTTCAAGCGTTGCCGAGCCTCCGTTTAATTATGGATTTGCGGATCGTTTTTTGTTAGCGGCGAATCTTTGCCGTTTACCGCTCGTGATGGTTTTGAATAAAACGGATTTGGTCGAAAGCATTCCGCAAGATGTGAAAGATTTCATTTCAATCGTCGACAAATTTATCTGCGTCAGTTGTAAATCGGGCGCAGGACTCGATGAATTACGGGCGGTTTTACGCGGCAAATGTTCAGTGCTTTCGGGAAAGAGCGGCGTCGGAAAATCGAGTATTGTAAACGCTCTTGTTCCTGATGCAGCGTTGAATGTCGGCGAAGTTCGCGAGCTCGATGGAAAGGGACGTCACACGACAACTTCTTCGAGTTTATTTGATTTGCCTTTTGGCGGGCGGATTATCGATACGCCGGGCATTCGTGAACTCGGCGTTTTCGAAATGGACGCACATGATTTGGCGCGTTCGTTCCCCGGATTTTTTCGCGATGAATTTTTTACGTGCAAATATAATGATTGCATGCATATCAATGAACCCGGTTGCGATGTGCTCGCCCGCGTTGAATCGGGAGAAATTCCTCTGGCGCGTTATAAAAGTTATCTGCGCATTTTAAATTCAGAGCTTTAA
- a CDS encoding geranylgeranylglycerol-phosphate geranylgeranyltransferase, which translates to MISLLQITRPGNILIAIFSLCVGVFISHADFSWQLLLANASAFALAIAFGNIFNDILDLKADRINRPNRPLPAGKISLFTAKISAALCLIFTLACAGIPQSEPLLHLAFFAVLLLILFFYDRNLKHIPLLKNLTVAFLCTTPLLRILFLTNANPFPLYTAAAFAFFLTLSREILKDLQDQDGDLIAGIATFPLIAGEEKAKNLALLLLVFTIFLIPLPVALNWLARSFLFSLCVLIPLAIYIIKAAQKKNYHSAQKWTKLTMLAGLIFLIFNA; encoded by the coding sequence GTGATTTCTTTACTTCAAATAACTCGCCCTGGAAATATTCTCATCGCCATTTTTTCCCTTTGCGTCGGCGTGTTCATTTCTCATGCGGATTTTTCGTGGCAACTTCTTTTGGCAAATGCGAGTGCTTTCGCCTTAGCGATTGCCTTTGGAAATATTTTCAACGATATTTTAGATTTAAAAGCCGACCGCATTAACCGCCCCAATCGTCCGCTCCCCGCTGGGAAAATTTCACTTTTCACCGCAAAAATTTCTGCCGCTCTTTGCTTGATTTTCACACTCGCCTGCGCTGGAATTCCGCAAAGCGAACCGCTTTTACATCTCGCTTTTTTTGCAGTCCTTCTCCTCATCCTCTTTTTCTATGACCGAAATCTCAAACACATTCCGCTTCTCAAAAATTTAACCGTCGCATTTCTCTGTACAACACCGCTTCTCCGCATTCTCTTCTTGACGAACGCCAATCCTTTCCCGCTTTACACCGCAGCTGCGTTCGCCTTTTTCCTCACCCTTTCCCGCGAAATTTTGAAAGACTTGCAGGATCAAGATGGCGACTTAATCGCAGGCATCGCAACTTTTCCGCTCATCGCAGGCGAAGAAAAAGCCAAAAACTTAGCGTTACTTCTCCTCGTCTTTACCATTTTTTTGATTCCGCTTCCCGTCGCCTTAAATTGGCTCGCCCGCTCATTTCTCTTCTCCCTTTGCGTTCTCATTCCGTTAGCGATTTACATAATCAAAGCCGCCCAAAAGAAAAATTATCATAGCGCCCAAAAATGGACAAAACTCACGATGCTCGCCGGCTTAATTTTTCTCATCTTCAACGCCTAA
- a CDS encoding DUF6261 family protein has translation MQKAIEKEQECASISQKSFATDEIAKADALRDKVYAGYKKAVQACMSIPLKEYVDATTVLNQHIIDYRINTEDPLDKESGALMGFIQDLETVHKPLIETLHLEVFVEHLRLANDTVEKYANVRTDENAAKIAGAMKQARTDCDNAYRDLIALVNARMLLEGSAAYESFANFMNTQIAHYKQSMVGRRKTKVVEEEED, from the coding sequence TTGCAAAAAGCAATTGAAAAAGAGCAAGAATGCGCATCTATTTCACAAAAAAGTTTCGCAACCGATGAAATTGCTAAAGCAGACGCATTACGAGATAAAGTTTATGCGGGCTATAAAAAAGCGGTTCAGGCTTGCATGTCCATTCCGTTAAAAGAATATGTTGATGCGACAACTGTCTTGAATCAACATATCATCGATTATAGAATCAATACCGAAGATCCACTGGATAAGGAATCGGGCGCTTTAATGGGTTTTATCCAAGATTTAGAAACGGTGCATAAACCGCTCATCGAAACTCTTCACTTGGAAGTTTTTGTAGAACACTTAAGGCTTGCAAACGATACGGTGGAAAAATATGCCAATGTTCGAACCGACGAAAATGCAGCAAAAATCGCCGGAGCGATGAAACAAGCAAGAACTGACTGCGATAACGCTTACCGAGATTTGATTGCTCTAGTGAATGCAAGAATGCTTTTAGAAGGTTCTGCTGCTTACGAATCTTTCGCCAATTTTATGAACACGCAAATTGCCCATTATAAGCAAAGTATGGTCGGAAGAAGAAAAACGAAAGTCGTTGAGGAAGAAGAGGATTAG
- a CDS encoding IS1595 family transposase — MSEVNVVYQMYNTLSKQDKMRFMQMLGMPTKMTEIIDSTTMEEFLDKYRFHDGVFCPHCGLVDCKKNGKTKTGHQRFVCKGCGKTFTYATRTIFHGAKLDLETYMKYVHCMMHGMTVRASAYECKISKNAAFFLRHKILDALQEMQAKVKLDGIVEADETFFRISFKGNHSNSERFSMPREPHLRGERAKKRGVSLEQVCVPCAVNRDGKSIAKIANLGRPSVAALSSVLGGRIAPDAVLCTDKLNSYVGFAEQEEINLLQLKSNRRTNGTLGIQHINGYHSQLKSFMVRFHGVATKYLNNYLVWHNLRNYAEGDFHLKESNWEKHNAVAIYDDSKWTYMDRPPIPLPLVA, encoded by the coding sequence ATGTCAGAAGTCAATGTCGTGTACCAGATGTACAACACCTTGTCCAAGCAGGACAAGATGCGCTTTATGCAGATGCTCGGCATGCCTACCAAGATGACCGAGATTATCGACTCTACCACAATGGAAGAGTTCCTCGACAAGTATCGTTTCCACGATGGCGTGTTCTGCCCTCACTGCGGTCTTGTTGACTGCAAGAAGAATGGCAAGACCAAGACCGGCCACCAGCGTTTCGTCTGCAAGGGCTGTGGCAAGACTTTCACCTACGCCACCCGCACAATCTTCCACGGAGCCAAGCTGGACTTGGAAACCTACATGAAGTATGTGCATTGCATGATGCACGGCATGACTGTCCGTGCATCCGCTTACGAGTGCAAGATTTCCAAGAACGCGGCCTTCTTCCTTCGCCACAAGATACTTGATGCCCTGCAGGAAATGCAGGCCAAGGTCAAGCTGGATGGCATCGTGGAAGCAGACGAGACCTTCTTCCGCATATCCTTCAAGGGCAACCACAGCAACAGCGAACGCTTCTCCATGCCCCGTGAGCCGCATCTACGCGGTGAACGCGCCAAGAAGCGCGGTGTCTCCCTGGAACAGGTATGTGTGCCGTGTGCGGTCAATCGTGATGGCAAGTCCATCGCGAAGATTGCTAACCTTGGTCGTCCTTCCGTTGCTGCTTTGAGTAGCGTTCTAGGTGGCCGTATCGCTCCCGATGCGGTACTGTGCACCGACAAGCTGAACAGCTATGTGGGCTTCGCGGAACAGGAGGAAATCAACCTCTTGCAGTTGAAGTCCAACCGCCGCACGAACGGCACCCTTGGCATCCAGCACATCAACGGCTACCATAGCCAGCTGAAGTCCTTCATGGTGCGCTTCCACGGGGTCGCTACCAAGTATCTCAACAACTATCTGGTGTGGCACAACCTCCGTAACTACGCCGAGGGCGATTTCCACCTCAAAGAGTCCAACTGGGAGAAGCACAACGCAGTTGCCATCTATGACGATTCCAAGTGGACTTACATGGATAGACCGCCTATTCCGTTGCCGCTTGTGGCATAA
- the rplI gene encoding 50S ribosomal protein L9 — protein sequence MEVILKANVPHLGNMMDVVNVKNGFAMNYLIPNKLAIRATAEAKKKIAENREAMEALFNKELGNAKALAAKLAEVTLNFSRRVVEGDRLYGSVTAADIADEITKQGLKVSRAQIALAEPLKQLGNYPVTVNVFGDVTAEVKVWVVKAD from the coding sequence ATGGAAGTTATTCTGAAAGCCAATGTGCCGCATCTCGGCAATATGATGGATGTGGTGAACGTGAAGAACGGTTTCGCCATGAACTACCTCATTCCGAATAAGCTCGCTATCCGCGCTACTGCAGAAGCGAAGAAGAAGATTGCAGAAAACCGCGAAGCGATGGAAGCTCTCTTCAATAAGGAACTCGGCAATGCGAAGGCTCTCGCAGCAAAGCTCGCAGAAGTGACTCTCAACTTCTCCCGCCGCGTTGTGGAAGGCGATCGCCTTTATGGTTCTGTCACGGCTGCTGATATCGCAGACGAAATCACCAAGCAAGGCTTGAAGGTTTCCCGTGCTCAGATCGCTCTCGCTGAACCGCTGAAGCAGCTCGGTAACTATCCGGTGACAGTGAATGTCTTCGGTGATGTGACCGCTGAAGTCAAGGTTTGGGTGGTGAAGGCTGACTAA
- the rpsR gene encoding 30S ribosomal protein S18 produces MAFEDKKNNSRVRRKKTCWFTENKVEFIDYKDEKVLRRFISERGKIIPRRISGTSAKYQRMLVEAIKRARHMAILPFVADTLR; encoded by the coding sequence ATGGCTTTTGAAGATAAGAAGAACAACTCTCGCGTTCGCCGCAAAAAGACTTGCTGGTTCACCGAGAACAAAGTTGAATTTATCGACTACAAAGACGAAAAGGTTCTCCGTCGTTTCATCTCGGAACGCGGTAAAATCATTCCTCGTCGCATTTCCGGCACGAGTGCCAAGTATCAGCGCATGCTCGTTGAAGCGATCAAGCGCGCCCGTCACATGGCTATTTTGCCGTTCGTTGCAGACACTCTGCGCTAA
- the rpsF gene encoding 30S ribosomal protein S6 has protein sequence MKQYETMVILDAMLSDDVIASEVQSFADKITAAGEILRRDDWGKRKLAYEIKHKTHGYYVIFYYKAEASVVSTLENIFKLDENVLRWMTLADYPMTEVIYDKNMSQTEEVTPIDAEEGEAE, from the coding sequence ATGAAACAATACGAGACAATGGTGATCCTCGATGCCATGCTCTCTGACGACGTGATTGCGTCTGAAGTTCAGAGCTTTGCCGATAAGATTACCGCTGCTGGCGAAATTCTCCGCCGCGACGACTGGGGCAAGCGCAAGCTCGCTTACGAAATTAAGCACAAAACTCACGGTTACTACGTGATTTTCTACTACAAGGCAGAAGCTTCTGTCGTTTCCACCTTGGAAAACATTTTCAAACTCGATGAAAACGTTCTCCGTTGGATGACCCTCGCCGATTATCCGATGACCGAAGTCATCTATGATAAGAACATGAGCCAGACCGAAGAAGTGACTCCGATCGACGCAGAAGAAGGGGAGGCTGAATAA